The genomic DNA TGCGATTGTATTTTTATATAAATCAAAATTAGAAACCATGAAAAAACTACTATTACTACTTTTAACCACAGGATTCCTTGCTTCATGCGGAACTCCAAAAGTTGTAAGACAATCTGAAAAAACTATTAAAGGTCAATGGGTTCTTAATTCTATAAATTATAGCGAACCTGGGACATACAATGTAAAATTACTAAACGATACATCTAAAGAATGTTTCGAGCAAAGTACTTGGCAATTTATACCAAATAATAATACGGGTATATATAGTATTGTAAACAGTACTTGCGATACTGGAGATCGTAATTTTATTTTTACTATTCAAGAAACCGATGAAACTACTGGCCTTTATCACTTTCTATTAAAACCAACCAACGCAAAAGGTAAAAGTGAATTCAATCAAGGATTTAGATTAAAGTTGTCTCAACTATCAGACCTAGCCATGCAATGGCAACAAACCGTAAATGTAGATGGAAAACCATTTACAATTAATATGAACTTTTCAAAACTATAAAAACTATGAAATCAACAATATATAAAATATCTACAGCTATACTAACCGTTATGGTAGTACTTTCTATGTCAAGCTGTAGCTCTGTAAAAAATGCAAATAACAAACAAAAAGGTGGCGTAATTGGAGCTACTGGTGGAGCCATTCTAGGAGCCATAATAGGTAATAACGTTGGTAAAGGAGGTAATGGCGAATTAGGTGCCGTTATTGGTGGCGTTGTTGGCGGTGGCGCTGGAGTACTTATTGGTAGCAAAATGGATAAACAAGCACAAAAAATTGAAGAAGAAATTCCTGGAGCTGAAGTTGAACGTGTAGATGATGGAATTGTTGTAACTTTTGATGAAAACAGTGGTGTGTATTTTGATACCGCTAAGTATAATATTAATGCTGCTTCACAAGCAACCTTAAGTAAATTAATAGGCGTATTTCGTGAATATCCAGATACTAATATTTTAGTAGTTGGTCACACAGATAGTGTTGGTAGCGAAGACAGTAACATGACACTATCTAAAAATAGAGCTTACGCAGTTACAAACTACCTTACTAATCAAGGAATTAGTAACGCTAGAGTAACTACAAATTGGTTTGGAGAAGGACAACCTACAAATGACAATAGCACAAAAGAAGGAAGAGCGAAAAACAGACGTGTAAATATTGCCATTGTCCCAAACCAAAAAATGATTGATGAAGCAAAAACTCAGTCTGGAGAAAACTAAAAAACTTTTACATTTTCTTATTGAAAATTAAAAAGAGATAAATATATTACAAGACCTTATTAACAAATAATAAGGTCTTTTTTTATGCTTTTAAAATACATTACTTCTCGAACAAAAATTAACGAGAAATCTGTTAAAAACACGATAGAATTATTAAATCAAGATGCTACAATTCCTTTTATATCAAGATATAGAAAAGAAGCTACTGGAAATCTAGATGAAGTACAAATTGGTGACATTGTTAAATATAAAGAAGCATTTGAAACTTTAGAAAAAAGAAAAATTGCCATATTAAAAGCAATTGAAGAACAAAATCTTTTAACCGAAACATTAAAAGCAAAAATTCAAGCTTGCGTAGACTTAACAACTCTTGAAGACTTATATCTACCCTACAAAAAAAGTAGAAAAACCAAAGCCGAAAAAGCACGCAAAAATGGTTTAGAGCCTTT from Lacinutrix sp. 5H-3-7-4 includes the following:
- a CDS encoding lipocalin family protein, whose amino-acid sequence is MKKLLLLLLTTGFLASCGTPKVVRQSEKTIKGQWVLNSINYSEPGTYNVKLLNDTSKECFEQSTWQFIPNNNTGIYSIVNSTCDTGDRNFIFTIQETDETTGLYHFLLKPTNAKGKSEFNQGFRLKLSQLSDLAMQWQQTVNVDGKPFTINMNFSKL
- a CDS encoding OmpA family protein, with the protein product MKSTIYKISTAILTVMVVLSMSSCSSVKNANNKQKGGVIGATGGAILGAIIGNNVGKGGNGELGAVIGGVVGGGAGVLIGSKMDKQAQKIEEEIPGAEVERVDDGIVVTFDENSGVYFDTAKYNINAASQATLSKLIGVFREYPDTNILVVGHTDSVGSEDSNMTLSKNRAYAVTNYLTNQGISNARVTTNWFGEGQPTNDNSTKEGRAKNRRVNIAIVPNQKMIDEAKTQSGEN